Within Elizabethkingia sp. JS20170427COW, the genomic segment TGAAACTGAAATTTTACAAGAAATTTATCCAAAAATTAAAGACTACTTACGCCCTGAAGGAGTGGAGGCTATTGAAAAACAAGGAACTCATGTGGTAGATATAGACGGCGACATGGTAACCCCTCTAGTAAATAACCAAGAGTGCGCTTATGTTATTTTCGATGAAAAGGGATATACCAAATGTGGTATAGAAAAGGCATACGAAGATGGAGTAATCGACTACCAGAAGCCTATTTCGTGCCACCTTTACCCAATCCGAATCACTAAATATTCAACTTTTGACGCCCTTAACTATGATAAATGGGATGTTTGCAAAGATGCTTGCACTTTAGGTGAAGAGCTTAAAGTCCCTGTCTATAAATTTGTAAAAAAACCTTTAATCCGAAAATACGGAGACAAGTTTTACGAAGAACTATCCGAAGTTGCTGAAGTTTGGAGTAAAAATCAAAAATAGGCTTGCCCTACTAGTAAAAAAAATAGAATATCTCATTCAAGATATTCTATTTTTTTTTTAAATAACTTAAGGAATCTGTATTGAATATAACAAAGCATTCCTTCCTTTTTCAGCTTCATCAGCGATATAGATCGTTGTATTATCCTTAAAAGACAAGCCTTCTTTCTGAGTGTTGGATTGTAAATCTATTGTTGTAAAGGAAAAACCCTTTTGATCGAAATTCTTCAAAAGAAAAACTTTTTTATGACTCAGTAAAGCAACCGTCTTACCATCAGGGCTAATATCTGCGGCTGTAATCGCAGCATCATTAAACTTACCTTCTGGTAAAAACTCTCCTATTAATTCAGCTTTAAAGCGACCTTCCTTATTTGGGATTTTATAGATTAAAGATTTCCCATCAAAATTTTTACTTCTATTTTTGGTAAAGAGATAGAAAAACCCATCTTTCTCAAAAAAAGCTTCACAATCATACAATAGTTTACTCTTTTTAGGAGGGAATTCTGTCTGTTCAGGATAATAAAATTCTGTTTTTTGTTGTGATTTAACTTCCTTCCCTTCTATTTTCCCTAACTTATAAATGGTAAGATCTTTTCTATCATTATCATTATTTCCGAAATCCCCTATATAAATATCTCCGTATTTATCTTTTGTGATATCTTCCCAGTCTTCATTATTGATATCTATTACTTTAGTAGTAGATAACCACTTTCCGTCCAATGAAAAAGTATAAATTTCATTTTTATTTCCATGATCTTCATGGGTATAAATAACATTTGCCACAGGGTTAAACTGTATTCCTGAAACTTCTTTTACCTCGGTAGGAAAACTAAAAAGCTCTTTTAATACTGTATGCGCCTCTTTACCATCTTGTGCTTTAGGAGTACAAAATAGTAAACTCGAAAAAACTGCTATTGAAAATAAACTTTGCCTTATCATGGTGTTTATCAAATTGCGACCGGTGCTTTTATTCCCGGATGCGGATTATAATTTTCTAGAGTAAAATCTTCATATTTAAACTCAAAAATATCTTTTATTTCTGGATTTATCTTCATAGTTGGCAAAGGTCTAGGCTCTCTAGAAAGTTGCTTTTTCACTTGTTCGAAATGGTTATTGTAAATATGAACATCTCCAAAAGTATGCACATACTCCCCTACTTCCAAGCCTGTAACCTGAGCCACCATCATTAGCAACAAAGCATAACTGGCAATATTAAAAGGAACTCCTAAAAACACATCCGCACTTCTCTGATACAATTGCAAAGACAGTTTCCCGTTGGCTACATAAAACTGAAACATCGCATGACAAGGCGCCAATGCCATATTAGGAATTTCCGCAACATTCCATGCCGAGACAATTAACCTTCTGGAATCTGGATTGTTTTTAATTTGGTCGATAACCTCTGATATCTGGTCGATTACTTTATTATCTGCCCCTCTCCAACTTCTCCATTGGGCACCATAAACTGGTCCTAAATCTCCATTTTCATCCGCCCATTCGTCCCAGATGCTTACTCCGTTTTCCTTTAGATAAGCAATATTAGTATCCCCTTTTAAAAACCAAAGCAACTCATAAATAATAGATTTTAGGTGAACTTTTTTAGTAGTCACCAAAGGAAAACCTTTTGCCAAATCATATCTTAATTGATAGCCAAAAGTACTTCGAGTTCCTGTTCCTGTTCTATCGCTTTTATCAGTTCCGTTATCTAATATATGTTGTAATAAATGTAGGTAATTCTGCATAATAAGTTTTGCTGCGAAATTAAGAATTAAATATCATTCAGGACTCTCGAAAAAAGTTTTAAACTAAATAAAAAAGCCTCACAGATTCTGCAAGGCCTTAACAGTAGTACTTTATACTGGTTTATTATTCTTATCTAAAGTAGGAGTAACTTCCCCTTGGATCCAAATAACACTTCTTTGTCCTTTCGGGTCATTAGAAAATACTTCAATAAGTTTTTTAAAAGCTCCTTTTAACTGTGTGTTGTAGCCTACTTTAATTTTAGCAGATTTACCTGGTAAGATAGGATCCTTACTCCATTCAGGAGTAGTACAACCGCAAGAAGGTTTTACATTTGTTAAGATAAGAGGTTTATCTCCTTTATTGGTTACCGTAAAATAACGGAACCCATCTGATCCCACTCCTATTTTTCCATATTGTAAAGTTGTATTGTCAAAAGATATTGTTTGTGCTGAAGCTAAAGAAACTCCACCCATAAGGACTAAACCTAAAAGTAACTTTTTCATATTTCTGGTATTTTTATTTGTCTTTATTGTATAGCAAATGTAGTGATTTATTTAAGACTAGTTTTTATTTTCATCACTTTCTCTTATTTTTGCAACTTATTCTTACAACGTAAAAAAAGTTTTATGGAAATTTCCGATAAATATAATCCGCAACAAGCCGAACAAAAATGGTACCAATACTGGTTAGATAACCAATATTTCCAATCTAAGCCCGATGGCAGAAAACCCTATACCGTAGTTATCCCACCACCTAACGTAACGGGTATCCTACATATGGGGCATATGCTGAACAACACTCTTCAAGATGTGCTTGTCCGCCGTGCACGTATGCAGGGCTACAATGCTTGCTGGGTACCTGGTACCGACCATGCTTCTATCGCTACCGAAGCAAAAGTTGTTGCTAAATTAAAATCTGAAGGAATTTCCAAACATGATATAGGAAGAGAAAAATTTCTAGAACACGCTTGGGAATGGACTCACAAATACGGAGGAACCATCCTTGAACAGTTAAAGAAACTAGGCTGTTCTTGCGACTGGGACAGAACCCGTTTTACAATGGAGGATGATCTTTCTCTTTCCGTAACCAAAGTTTTTGTAGAACTTTACAACAAAGGACTTATCTACAGAGGTTACAAAATGGTTAACTGGGATCCAGAAGCTAAAACCAACATCTCTGATGAGGAAGTAATCCACAAAGAGCAAAATGGTAAGCTATATTATCTAAAATATCAAATTGTAGGAAGTGATGAGTTTTTAACCGTTGCCACTACTCGTCCTGAAACCATCTTCGGGGATACTGCGGTTTGTATCAACCCTAATGATGAAAGATACACTCACCTTCGTGGGAAAAAAGTTATTGTACCTATCGTTGGAAGAGAAATTTCTATCATCGAAGACGATTACGTAGATATCGAATTTGGTACAGGGGCTTTAAAAATAACTCCTGCACATGATGTAAACGACTACGAAATAGGACAAAGACACAACCTAGAGATTATAGACTCTATGGATGACAATGCTGTCCTTAACCACCATGGGCAACACTACCAAGGTAAAGACAGATTCACCGTAAGAAAAGAAATTGCTAAGGAACTTGAAGAAAAAGGCTTATTGCTAAAAGCGGAAGACTACCTTAATAAAGTAGGGACTTCTGAAAGAACAGGAGCTGTTATCGAGCCTAAAATTTCAGTTCAGTGGTTCTTAAAAATGGGAGATCTTGCCAAACCTGCACTAGATGTAGTAATGGATGACAATATCAAATTTTACCCTGAAAAATTCAAAAATACTTACCGCCACTGGATGGAGAATGTTCACGACTGGAACATCTCTCGCCAACTTTGGTGGGGACACCGTATCCCAGCATTTTACTATAACGATGCCGAAGACTTTGTAGTTGCAGAAACTATAGAAGAAGCATTGGTATTAGCCCAAGAAAAATCAGGAAACAAAGATTTAAAATTAGAAGACCTTCGCCAAGATGAAGATGCCTTGGATACATGGTTCTCTTCTTGGTTGTGGCCAATTTCTGTTTTTGATGGTATTAATAATCCTGAAAGTGAAGATTTCAACTATTACTATCCTACTTCAAATTTGGTTACAGGTCCAGATATTATTTTCTTCTGGGTAGCTAGAATGATTATGGCTGGTTTAGAATTTAAGAAAGAAATTCCTTTCAAGAATGTTTACTTCACCGGTATTGTTAGAGACAAACAAAGAAGAAAAATGTCCAAATCTCTTGGAAACTCTCCGGACCCTATCGAATTAATAGAACAATACGGTGCCGATGGAGTAAGAGTGGGTATTTTATTAAGCTCTGCAGCAGGTAATGACTTACTTTTTGATGAAGACCTAATGCTACAAGGTAGAAATTTTGGAACCAAAATTTGGAATGCCTTCAAGCTTACCCAAAGTTGGATTAAAGAAGATAAACCAGCAAGTCCTGAAGCTTTACAAGCAATTTCATGGTTTGAAGCAGAATTCAATAAAACGGTTATCGCAATTAATGACCAGTTTGAAAAATTCAGAATTTCAGATGCCCTACACTTATTGTATAAACTAATTTGGGATGACTTCTGTTCTTGGTATCTAGAAGCTGTAAAACCTAACTACGGGGAAACCATCAGCCAAGAAGTGTATGACAAAACCATTGGATTCTTTGGTGATTTAATGAAGTTCTTGCATCCATTTATGCCTTTCTTATCTGAAGAAATTTGGCAAAAAATTGCAAACAGAAACACAGATGAAGCTCTTATCATTACTCAACAAAACTCAGTTGAAGACTATGATAAAAAACTAGTTTCAGATTTTGAGCAAACTAAAGAGATTATCTCAGGAGTAAGAAACTACCGCCAAAGCAAAGGAATTTCTCCAAAAGAAAAAGTAGAAATCTACACCAATGCACCACTTTTCGAAAACCAAGCGATTATCGAAAAATTGGCAAATGTTGCTACAATCCACTTTGCTGATAAAACAGACAAGCCTAGCTTTACCTTCCTTGTAGGAGCTGTGGAATGCTCTATCCCTCTTAGTGAAAACCTAGACCTTGGAGAGGAAAAGAAAAAAACTGAGGAAGAAATTAAATACCTAAAAGGTTTCCTAATTTCAGTAGAGAAAAAATTAGGCAATGAGAAGTTTATGACTGGAGCTCCTCAACAAGTAATCGATAATGAGTTGAAAAAGCAAAAAGACGCTCAAGAAAAGATTGCCTTACTAGAAGAAAAGCTAAAAACATTATAGATTTTCTCGAAAAATAACTCTCGAAAAAAGACTTGGAAACATTCGTTTTTTAAGTCTTTTTTCTTTTAACTTTACCTATAATTTCAACAATGAAACATTTAGAAAATATAGAAAAATTATTCGCAAAAGGAAATGTAGAATCTCCTCTTTTAGAAACCTTTGACTCGGGAGAGCTTTATATTTCTTCAGGAAAAATATTGGCTTGCGATCCTTTACTTACCCCCAATAAGGAAGCCTTTACCCAAAGCTTCCCTAAAGGAAAATTCCCCACCTTTATCCATAAGGAAAGAGAAAGCAATACCATTGCTTATGCTGAAGTTTGTTTCTCCAAACATCCTATTGTAAAATGGGAAATGGCTCTCACCCAAGGACAGGACACTAAAAACCTAGAGGAAGAAGAGATTTTTGGATATCCTGTAGAAAGCGGAATGGGATGCTTGATGGATGAAGACTCCCAAACCCTAACCAACCAACTAGAAAAAGAACTTTATGAGAAAAAAGGAAATCAATTTCTAGGGATTTATGAAGAATTCTTCCATAACTATTTTTATGAAAAGGATAAAATGATTACTCAATACAATTTATTAAAACCTTATTCAGACAAAGAAAATAATCTATTAGCCTTTGAGGCTGGTTATGGAGAAGGCTTCTACGCCAGCTACATTGCATATGATAAAGATCAAAAACCTGTTAAATTAATTAGCGAATTTATAGAAATTGTAGTAGATTAGCCTTCATCTAAATCACTTAACCAATCATGAAGTTCACCTCTTATCAACCCAAGATTGTAGTCGTTGGAAGTTCTTCTATCGATTATGTTTTAAAAACCAACCATCATCCACAGATTAATGAAACCGTACTAGCGGAAGATACCGAAATTTTCTTTGGAGGCAAAGGTGCTAACCAAGCCATTGGCACTAGCCGGTTGGGGGCTAAAGTATATTATATTGGAAATATAGGTGCAGACAATATTGGAAACGACATTATCCAGAGTCTTAATACCGAACAGGTAAACACCCAATACGTCCACCAAGACCCTCAACATCCTACGGGAAAAGCTTATGTAATTTCTGCACACGGAAAAACCTCCATCGTAGTAGCCCCTGCTGCTAATCTCTATATTTCAAAAGAAATGATAGATCAAGCAGAAGAAGTTATTGCTACGGCAGATTTGGTCTTAACTCAATTGGAAATCCCAAGTGATATTGTTGAATATTTAGTGGAAAAATGCAAAAAGCTTCAGGTGAAAATAGGTTTATATGCTTCTCCTGCAAGAGCTGTATGTTCTGACATTTTGGAGTACTCCTCCTTCATTGTCGCAAAAAGTAAAGACTTGGCAGACATTTTAGGAAATGAAAATAGAGAAATCGCTCTTAAAAAATTACCTAACAAACTTTTTATAAGAGACGATACCAATTCTACTATTTATTTTAATGGGGAGGAGATGAAATATTCCCGAAACGACCCCGATACTATTGCTAATAAAATGGGAATGGGAGATGCTTTCACCTCTGGTTTTGCTGTTGC encodes:
- a CDS encoding DUF3109 family protein encodes the protein MIQIDDKIVSEDILEKNFVCNLSKCKGICCVEGDSGAPLDLDETEILQEIYPKIKDYLRPEGVEAIEKQGTHVVDIDGDMVTPLVNNQECAYVIFDEKGYTKCGIEKAYEDGVIDYQKPISCHLYPIRITKYSTFDALNYDKWDVCKDACTLGEELKVPVYKFVKKPLIRKYGDKFYEELSEVAEVWSKNQK
- a CDS encoding thymidylate synthase, with protein sequence MQNYLHLLQHILDNGTDKSDRTGTGTRSTFGYQLRYDLAKGFPLVTTKKVHLKSIIYELLWFLKGDTNIAYLKENGVSIWDEWADENGDLGPVYGAQWRSWRGADNKVIDQISEVIDQIKNNPDSRRLIVSAWNVAEIPNMALAPCHAMFQFYVANGKLSLQLYQRSADVFLGVPFNIASYALLLMMVAQVTGLEVGEYVHTFGDVHIYNNHFEQVKKQLSREPRPLPTMKINPEIKDIFEFKYEDFTLENYNPHPGIKAPVAI
- a CDS encoding DUF1573 domain-containing protein: MKKLLLGLVLMGGVSLASAQTISFDNTTLQYGKIGVGSDGFRYFTVTNKGDKPLILTNVKPSCGCTTPEWSKDPILPGKSAKIKVGYNTQLKGAFKKLIEVFSNDPKGQRSVIWIQGEVTPTLDKNNKPV
- a CDS encoding valine--tRNA ligase, with translation MEISDKYNPQQAEQKWYQYWLDNQYFQSKPDGRKPYTVVIPPPNVTGILHMGHMLNNTLQDVLVRRARMQGYNACWVPGTDHASIATEAKVVAKLKSEGISKHDIGREKFLEHAWEWTHKYGGTILEQLKKLGCSCDWDRTRFTMEDDLSLSVTKVFVELYNKGLIYRGYKMVNWDPEAKTNISDEEVIHKEQNGKLYYLKYQIVGSDEFLTVATTRPETIFGDTAVCINPNDERYTHLRGKKVIVPIVGREISIIEDDYVDIEFGTGALKITPAHDVNDYEIGQRHNLEIIDSMDDNAVLNHHGQHYQGKDRFTVRKEIAKELEEKGLLLKAEDYLNKVGTSERTGAVIEPKISVQWFLKMGDLAKPALDVVMDDNIKFYPEKFKNTYRHWMENVHDWNISRQLWWGHRIPAFYYNDAEDFVVAETIEEALVLAQEKSGNKDLKLEDLRQDEDALDTWFSSWLWPISVFDGINNPESEDFNYYYPTSNLVTGPDIIFFWVARMIMAGLEFKKEIPFKNVYFTGIVRDKQRRKMSKSLGNSPDPIELIEQYGADGVRVGILLSSAAGNDLLFDEDLMLQGRNFGTKIWNAFKLTQSWIKEDKPASPEALQAISWFEAEFNKTVIAINDQFEKFRISDALHLLYKLIWDDFCSWYLEAVKPNYGETISQEVYDKTIGFFGDLMKFLHPFMPFLSEEIWQKIANRNTDEALIITQQNSVEDYDKKLVSDFEQTKEIISGVRNYRQSKGISPKEKVEIYTNAPLFENQAIIEKLANVATIHFADKTDKPSFTFLVGAVECSIPLSENLDLGEEKKKTEEEIKYLKGFLISVEKKLGNEKFMTGAPQQVIDNELKKQKDAQEKIALLEEKLKTL
- a CDS encoding DUF4241 domain-containing protein, encoding MKHLENIEKLFAKGNVESPLLETFDSGELYISSGKILACDPLLTPNKEAFTQSFPKGKFPTFIHKERESNTIAYAEVCFSKHPIVKWEMALTQGQDTKNLEEEEIFGYPVESGMGCLMDEDSQTLTNQLEKELYEKKGNQFLGIYEEFFHNYFYEKDKMITQYNLLKPYSDKENNLLAFEAGYGEGFYASYIAYDKDQKPVKLISEFIEIVVD
- a CDS encoding PfkB family carbohydrate kinase, whose translation is MKFTSYQPKIVVVGSSSIDYVLKTNHHPQINETVLAEDTEIFFGGKGANQAIGTSRLGAKVYYIGNIGADNIGNDIIQSLNTEQVNTQYVHQDPQHPTGKAYVISAHGKTSIVVAPAANLYISKEMIDQAEEVIATADLVLTQLEIPSDIVEYLVEKCKKLQVKIGLYASPARAVCSDILEYSSFIVAKSKDLADILGNENREIALKKLPNKLFIRDDTNSTIYFNGEEMKYSRNDPDTIANKMGMGDAFTSGFAVAFCHGNSIDDCVKFGNRTSMKVAANLGSQRGLPFIKDLA